One window of Sinorhizobium fredii NGR234 genomic DNA carries:
- a CDS encoding nitric oxide reductase activation protein NorD translates to MLDFLELEETVGRAWHRLIGNTRTWPRFPHEAVRLDEVQAVLAVYFRGLGGERAVQIAPARGRTSTHRLRLRQRMGLGEEKLVQPARDHATLMLPAEIDLFPLRRLNRDLYFWLAATMAVMPLSPIRDGDPLARDLSSLARAEETVRAVLTTFPALRPRYRRLCKAVLDVRQRRSLPAVEQHVENRTLDILKRGAGRIEEVMPVIFPSRAPPGYLPMLPVPLWPDALLREETERRNGEDEPARGGGRAEGPETTRHVATREAQRQSERSPFILNRFEKILAMAEMVNVDRPADDSDDHDASAADELDDMTLGERQGRPAARFRFDLDLPPEALDRTPLMAELTYPEWDYRSGSYLKDHCRVLAAPASAEGTAGEADPATKSLIRRVRRQFEVLRPRHEMLRAQIDGADLDLDAVVRARTDLRAGGQGSDRIHMMSRPQAHDLAVTILVDVSLSTDAWFDDLRVLDVEKQALLVLAHGLSACGDAHEILTFTSRRRDWVRIETVKAFDEAMSATIEARIAALKPGYYTRIGTAIRHAAAGLVERPNRRKLLIVLTDGKPNDVDHYEGRFALEDSRRAVGEARRSGVSVFGVTVDREAKSYIPVIFGQNGYAVVSNIGRLPSALPAIYRGLVR, encoded by the coding sequence ATGCTGGATTTCCTCGAACTCGAAGAAACCGTCGGCCGCGCCTGGCACCGCCTCATCGGCAACACGCGCACCTGGCCGCGCTTTCCGCATGAGGCCGTCCGGCTTGACGAGGTCCAGGCCGTTCTTGCGGTATACTTCCGCGGTCTCGGCGGAGAGCGGGCGGTTCAGATCGCGCCTGCCCGCGGCCGCACCTCGACGCATCGTCTGCGGTTGCGCCAGCGCATGGGGCTTGGCGAGGAAAAGCTTGTGCAGCCTGCACGCGACCACGCGACCTTGATGCTGCCGGCCGAGATCGATCTTTTTCCTCTCCGGCGGCTCAACCGCGATCTCTACTTTTGGCTGGCGGCGACGATGGCGGTCATGCCGCTCTCGCCGATCCGTGACGGCGATCCTCTCGCCCGTGACCTGTCAAGCCTCGCCCGGGCGGAAGAGACGGTGCGGGCAGTGCTCACGACCTTCCCGGCGCTGCGTCCGCGCTATCGGCGTCTCTGCAAGGCAGTGCTCGACGTACGGCAAAGGCGGTCGCTTCCGGCGGTCGAGCAGCATGTCGAAAATCGAACCCTGGACATTCTGAAAAGAGGTGCCGGACGGATCGAGGAAGTGATGCCGGTGATCTTTCCTAGTCGTGCGCCGCCCGGCTACCTGCCGATGCTGCCGGTGCCGCTCTGGCCCGACGCGCTGCTGCGTGAAGAGACGGAGCGGCGGAACGGCGAAGACGAGCCGGCGCGCGGCGGCGGCAGGGCGGAAGGACCGGAGACGACGCGCCATGTGGCAACGCGCGAGGCGCAGCGGCAGTCGGAGCGGAGCCCTTTCATCCTCAACCGCTTCGAAAAAATTCTCGCCATGGCCGAGATGGTCAATGTCGATCGCCCCGCCGACGACAGCGACGATCACGACGCCAGCGCCGCCGACGAGCTTGACGACATGACGCTCGGCGAACGGCAGGGTCGTCCGGCCGCACGCTTTCGCTTCGACCTCGACCTGCCGCCGGAAGCGCTCGACCGGACCCCGCTCATGGCGGAACTTACTTATCCCGAATGGGACTATCGCAGCGGCAGCTACCTCAAGGATCATTGCCGCGTGCTTGCCGCACCGGCTTCGGCAGAAGGCACGGCCGGCGAGGCGGACCCGGCGACGAAGAGCCTGATCCGGCGCGTGCGTCGTCAGTTCGAAGTCTTGCGGCCGCGCCACGAGATGCTGCGGGCACAGATTGACGGGGCCGATCTCGATCTCGACGCGGTTGTCCGGGCTCGAACCGACCTTAGGGCCGGGGGGCAGGGCAGCGACCGCATCCACATGATGAGCCGTCCGCAGGCGCACGATCTCGCAGTGACGATCCTCGTCGACGTGTCGCTCTCGACCGACGCCTGGTTCGACGATCTCCGCGTCCTCGACGTCGAGAAGCAGGCGCTTCTGGTCCTGGCGCACGGGCTCTCCGCCTGCGGCGATGCTCATGAAATCCTCACCTTCACCTCGCGGCGGCGGGATTGGGTGCGGATCGAGACGGTCAAGGCATTCGACGAGGCGATGAGCGCGACCATCGAGGCGCGCATCGCGGCGCTGAAACCCGGCTACTACACGCGCATCGGCACCGCCATCCGGCACGCCGCAGCGGGTCTTGTCGAACGGCCGAACCGCCGCAAACTCCTGATCGTCCTCACCGACGGCAAGCCGAACGATGTCGATCACTACGAGGGGCGGTTTGCGCTCGAAGACAGCCGCCGGGCTGTCGGCGAAGCACGCCGCTCGGGGGTCAGCGTGTTCGGGGTGACAGTGGATCGCGAGGCGAAATCCTACATTCCGGTGATCTTCGGGCAAAACGGCTATGCCGTCGTCAGCAATATCGGCAGGCTGCCTTCGGCTCTGCCGGCAATCTATCGCGGCCTCGTAAGGTAG
- the hemN gene encoding oxygen-independent coproporphyrinogen III oxidase, protein MQPSLVAKYGEARLPRYTSYPTAPRFSPAIDVGTYRDWLAATPLDRPASLYLHIPFCRSMCWYCGCHTTITQRDQPILDYLDMLRQEIGLVAARTKAPLNIDHVHFGGGTPTIMQPEEMLALVRLLRERFDFADTAEIAVEIDPRTLEQEMATALGEAGVRRASLGVQSFDPVVQKAINRIQSEEQTMEAVSRLRRAGVDSINFDLIYGLPHQTVESCIETAKAAIAMGPDRFAVFGYAHIPSFKKHQKLIDEKALADAEGRVAQAEAIAATLVAAGYRRIGLDHFARPDDSLALAQQNGQLRRNFQGYTTDACETLIGFGASAIGRMTDGYVQNEIPPGVYAQRIASGRLATVKGYRLTAEDRLRANIIERLMCDFRVDVPAIAAAHGFDPQMLLHGNAKLAMLESDGILENVGGVIRLRDEGRFLIRAVAAAFDAYLEQSGRTHSKAA, encoded by the coding sequence ATGCAACCGTCCCTTGTCGCGAAATATGGCGAGGCGCGCCTGCCGCGCTACACGAGCTACCCGACTGCGCCGCGCTTCTCACCCGCGATCGACGTCGGCACCTATCGCGACTGGCTTGCCGCAACGCCGCTCGACAGGCCGGCGTCGCTCTACCTGCACATCCCTTTCTGCCGCTCGATGTGCTGGTACTGCGGCTGCCACACGACGATCACACAGCGCGACCAGCCGATCCTCGACTACCTCGACATGCTCCGCCAGGAGATAGGCCTCGTGGCCGCAAGGACGAAGGCGCCGCTCAACATCGACCATGTGCATTTCGGCGGGGGAACACCGACGATCATGCAGCCGGAGGAAATGCTGGCGCTTGTCCGGCTTCTGCGCGAGCGTTTCGACTTCGCCGATACCGCCGAGATCGCCGTGGAGATCGATCCCCGGACGCTCGAGCAGGAGATGGCCACGGCTCTCGGAGAAGCCGGGGTCCGCCGGGCAAGTCTCGGGGTGCAGAGCTTTGATCCGGTCGTGCAGAAGGCGATCAACCGGATCCAGAGCGAGGAGCAAACGATGGAGGCGGTTTCCCGGCTGCGCCGGGCCGGCGTCGACAGCATCAATTTCGATCTCATCTACGGCCTGCCGCACCAGACGGTCGAATCCTGCATCGAAACGGCCAAGGCCGCAATCGCCATGGGGCCGGACCGCTTCGCGGTCTTCGGCTATGCCCATATCCCGTCCTTCAAGAAGCATCAGAAGCTCATTGACGAGAAAGCGCTGGCGGATGCGGAAGGCCGCGTCGCCCAGGCCGAAGCGATAGCCGCAACTCTCGTCGCCGCCGGCTACCGCCGCATCGGCCTCGACCATTTCGCCCGGCCGGACGACAGCCTGGCACTCGCACAGCAAAACGGGCAGTTGCGCCGCAATTTCCAGGGCTACACGACCGACGCCTGCGAGACCCTCATCGGCTTCGGTGCCTCGGCCATCGGCCGGATGACGGATGGTTATGTCCAGAACGAGATACCTCCCGGTGTCTATGCGCAGCGGATCGCCTCCGGCCGTCTTGCCACCGTGAAGGGCTATCGCCTGACGGCGGAGGACCGGCTCAGGGCAAACATCATCGAGCGGCTGATGTGCGACTTCCGCGTCGATGTGCCCGCCATCGCCGCCGCACACGGCTTCGACCCGCAGATGCTGCTCCACGGCAACGCCAAGCTCGCAATGCTCGAAAGCGACGGCATCCTCGAAAATGTCGGCGGGGTCATACGGTTGCGCGATGAAGGACGATTTCTGATCCGCGCCGTCGCCGCCGCCTTCGATGCCTATCTGGAGCAGTCGGGCAGGACGCACAGCAAGGCGGCGTAG
- a CDS encoding DUF2249 domain-containing protein — translation MNPAPRELDVRPILRSGGEPFQAIMEAVSGLKPGQGLRLLAPFRPQPLFKVMESRGYGHAAKEIDGGDWEVLFTPNATGTPVEASADAENADTWPDPAEHLDLTGLDPPEPMVRILAAAERLQPGEVLFALLSREPVFLFPELAKRGHQWAGNFDETRTTFRIFVRAGKKG, via the coding sequence ATGAATCCTGCACCCCGAGAACTCGACGTTCGGCCCATATTGAGAAGCGGCGGCGAGCCGTTCCAGGCCATCATGGAGGCCGTGAGCGGGCTGAAGCCCGGGCAGGGCTTGCGACTTTTAGCCCCATTCCGCCCGCAACCGCTCTTCAAGGTGATGGAGAGCCGCGGCTACGGCCACGCCGCGAAGGAGATCGACGGCGGCGACTGGGAGGTTCTGTTCACGCCGAACGCGACGGGCACGCCGGTGGAAGCGTCCGCCGACGCCGAGAATGCGGACACCTGGCCCGACCCGGCCGAACACCTCGATCTGACCGGGCTGGACCCGCCGGAGCCGATGGTGCGCATCCTGGCCGCCGCCGAACGGCTCCAGCCGGGCGAGGTCCTGTTCGCCCTGCTTTCGCGCGAGCCGGTTTTTCTTTTCCCGGAGCTTGCGAAACGCGGCCACCAGTGGGCGGGTAATTTCGACGAAACGCGCACCACCTTCCGCATATTCGTGCGTGCCGGAAAGAAAGGCTGA
- a CDS encoding CbbQ/NirQ/NorQ/GpvN family protein codes for MNIALKNPLAAEHDIPAYSPSGQECALFESAWIRRLPLLLKGPTGCGKTRFVAHMAARLGLPLSTVSCHDDLAAADLTGRYLLKGGDTVWVDGPLTRAVREGGICYLDEIVEARKDVAVVLHPLTDDRRILPLERTGEVLEAPPGFMLVVSYNPGYQNLLKTLKPSTRQRFVAIEFDFLPRDREIAVVSEESGLDAARVAPLVDLAHRLRALKGHDLEEGVSTRLIVYCASLVDSGLSLRDAVIATMIEPLTDEPDVKAALIEVADAIIR; via the coding sequence ATGAACATCGCCTTGAAAAACCCGCTGGCTGCGGAACACGACATCCCGGCCTATTCTCCCTCGGGTCAGGAATGCGCGCTCTTCGAAAGCGCCTGGATTCGCCGGCTCCCGCTGCTCTTGAAGGGGCCGACCGGCTGCGGCAAGACGCGCTTCGTTGCCCATATGGCCGCAAGGCTCGGCCTGCCGCTTTCAACCGTGTCGTGCCATGACGACCTTGCCGCCGCGGACCTGACCGGCCGTTATCTCCTCAAGGGCGGTGATACCGTGTGGGTCGACGGGCCGCTGACGCGCGCCGTTCGCGAGGGCGGCATCTGCTATCTCGACGAGATCGTCGAGGCCCGCAAGGACGTCGCCGTCGTGCTCCATCCCCTGACCGACGACCGGCGCATCCTGCCGCTGGAACGCACCGGCGAGGTGCTCGAGGCGCCGCCCGGCTTCATGCTGGTCGTCTCCTATAACCCCGGCTACCAGAACCTCCTGAAAACCCTGAAGCCGAGCACGCGCCAGCGCTTCGTCGCCATCGAGTTTGACTTTCTGCCGCGGGATCGCGAGATCGCCGTCGTCTCTGAGGAAAGCGGCCTCGACGCCGCCCGGGTCGCACCGCTCGTCGATCTCGCCCATCGGCTGCGAGCCTTGAAAGGCCACGACCTCGAGGAAGGCGTATCGACGCGCCTCATCGTCTACTGCGCGAGCCTGGTCGATAGCGGCCTGTCGCTGCGCGACGCCGTGATCGCGACGATGATCGAGCCGCTGACGGACGAGCCGGACGTCAAGGCGGCGCTGATCGAGGTCGCCGACGCGATCATCCGCTGA
- a CDS encoding DUF2249 domain-containing protein, with amino-acid sequence MTDTKPSIDVRTVPPRERHPRIFGMLGALLPGGSMQITSDHDPRPLHYQLETNFPGQFGWDYLEEGPEVWRVEIARLEDGAGCECCCGSDH; translated from the coding sequence ATGACGGATACAAAGCCATCCATCGACGTTCGCACAGTTCCGCCGCGCGAGCGCCATCCCCGGATTTTCGGTATGCTCGGCGCGCTCCTGCCGGGCGGTTCGATGCAGATCACCAGCGACCACGATCCGCGCCCCCTGCATTACCAGCTGGAGACGAATTTTCCGGGCCAGTTCGGCTGGGATTATCTGGAAGAAGGGCCGGAGGTATGGCGCGTTGAAATAGCCCGCCTGGAAGACGGAGCAGGCTGCGAATGCTGCTGCGGGTCGGATCATTGA
- a CDS encoding NnrS family protein — translation MNGSKVAERPGHVPRGLGRTGPVLFSYGFRPFFLGAALWAVCAMGLWIAALAGHVEPGGSYGAHAWHAHEMLFGFASAVLAGFLLTAVPNWTGRLPVSGWPLAGLFALWLAGRAALLSPDAIGVPAAAAIDSLFLPALLFICAREVIAGRKWKDLKVLGGLLALSLANACFHVAVITGDHAHIAMRLGISAYVVLVTIVGGRILPSFTRNWLNRFGRTDFPVPYNGFDTVAILAGIMALASWTLLPEHPATALTGLVAALLHVIRLGRWRGWATWPEMLLVVLHVAYAFIPLGFAAIGFAALGFVEEHSVMHVLTVGAIASMMLAVMTRASRGHTGHALAASRPTVASYAAMLLAAVLRPLAEMLPEAATMLHAASGGLWILAFALFCLEYGPILVRKRRALH, via the coding sequence ATGAATGGATCGAAGGTGGCGGAGCGGCCCGGCCACGTGCCGCGGGGCCTGGGACGGACGGGCCCCGTGCTCTTCTCATACGGTTTCCGGCCGTTTTTCCTCGGAGCGGCGCTTTGGGCTGTCTGCGCCATGGGCCTGTGGATCGCCGCGCTCGCCGGCCATGTCGAACCAGGCGGCAGCTACGGCGCTCATGCCTGGCATGCGCACGAGATGCTGTTCGGCTTCGCCTCCGCCGTTCTAGCCGGCTTTTTGCTGACGGCGGTGCCGAACTGGACGGGCCGGCTGCCGGTCTCCGGTTGGCCGCTCGCCGGACTGTTCGCGCTCTGGCTGGCGGGGCGCGCGGCGCTCCTTTCGCCGGATGCAATCGGCGTTCCGGCCGCCGCCGCAATAGACAGCCTCTTCCTTCCTGCGCTGCTTTTCATCTGCGCCCGCGAGGTGATCGCCGGCCGCAAGTGGAAGGACCTCAAGGTGCTTGGCGGGCTCTTGGCGCTGTCTCTCGCCAATGCCTGCTTTCACGTGGCAGTCATCACGGGAGACCATGCGCATATTGCGATGCGGCTCGGCATCTCCGCCTATGTGGTGCTCGTCACCATCGTCGGCGGACGGATCCTGCCGAGCTTCACCCGCAACTGGCTGAACCGCTTCGGCCGTACGGATTTTCCCGTTCCCTATAATGGCTTCGATACGGTGGCCATCCTCGCGGGCATCATGGCGCTCGCCTCGTGGACGCTCCTTCCCGAGCATCCGGCCACAGCACTCACGGGTCTTGTCGCGGCGCTGCTGCACGTCATCCGGCTCGGCCGCTGGCGGGGCTGGGCCACCTGGCCGGAAATGCTGCTCGTCGTCCTGCACGTGGCCTATGCCTTCATCCCATTGGGCTTTGCCGCGATCGGCTTCGCCGCGCTCGGTTTCGTCGAAGAGCACTCCGTCATGCATGTGCTGACCGTCGGTGCCATCGCCTCCATGATGCTCGCGGTCATGACCCGCGCCAGCCGCGGCCATACCGGCCATGCGCTGGCGGCTTCGCGCCCGACAGTCGCATCTTACGCCGCCATGTTGCTCGCCGCCGTGCTGCGGCCACTGGCGGAAATGTTGCCCGAGGCCGCGACTATGCTCCACGCCGCGTCCGGTGGCCTGTGGATCCTGGCTTTCGCGCTGTTCTGCCTCGAATACGGGCCAATTCTGGTGCGCAAGCGCCGCGCGTTGCATTGA
- a CDS encoding metal-sulfur cluster assembly factor yields MTEAINETVCGAIREALRMIIDPELGRNIVDLGLIYDVSVDDGGIAHVTITTTTKGCPASEYLKEAVRNCVWYVPGVEYAEVRLTYEPAWTPEMMTN; encoded by the coding sequence ATGACCGAAGCGATCAACGAGACCGTCTGCGGGGCGATCCGCGAGGCGCTGCGCATGATCATCGATCCCGAACTTGGCCGCAACATCGTCGACCTCGGCCTCATCTACGATGTCTCCGTCGACGATGGCGGCATCGCCCATGTGACGATAACGACGACCACGAAGGGTTGCCCGGCCAGCGAATATCTGAAGGAGGCCGTCCGCAATTGCGTCTGGTATGTGCCGGGGGTGGAATATGCCGAAGTGCGGCTGACCTACGAGCCGGCCTGGACGCCGGAGATGATGACGAACTGA
- a CDS encoding membrane protein, translated as MPGATLSRWTMSYFAAACLFLLIGEGAMAAGYGYPFAGVDAPETLALVHVVAIGWLGLLMVGALLQFVPVLVAAPLRWRRLALPVLLLLVGGLLLLVGGFGALAGVAALSPGMLPFGALLLVSGFGLAAAMLAATLCSARPLPLPARFVGLGLVALVATVLVGAVFALVLSGTVASDLAATLLIYGVPSHAALGLGGWLTLTAVGVSYRLLPMFMLAPEETRGTSRLVWWAASAALALVVGRIAWLVFDVSAARGPLAFATLLAGIATLLYCADVIRLFRERRRKAVELNIRASYAAFVALFLSVALFIVPGARAAAGEGAAALVYLFVFGWLTGLGLAQLYKIVPFLTWLECYGSVLGRAAVPRVQDLVREGRSSLWFCLYYAAVAAATGSLFAESALWFRAALLLQLIATVGLMAELVRARMLSSVAEPLRFPVGAPRPHLFLPIARQQE; from the coding sequence ATGCCAGGCGCCACGCTTTCCCGATGGACGATGTCCTACTTCGCTGCCGCCTGCCTCTTCCTGCTGATTGGCGAAGGCGCGATGGCGGCTGGTTACGGTTATCCGTTCGCGGGCGTCGATGCGCCGGAAACCCTGGCGCTCGTCCATGTTGTCGCCATCGGCTGGCTCGGCCTGCTGATGGTGGGAGCGCTCCTGCAATTCGTGCCGGTGCTGGTCGCCGCACCGCTGCGCTGGCGGCGGCTGGCCCTGCCGGTCCTGCTTCTGCTTGTCGGCGGACTTCTTTTGCTCGTCGGCGGCTTTGGTGCCTTGGCGGGTGTAGCCGCGCTTTCACCCGGCATGCTGCCGTTCGGAGCGTTGTTGCTGGTGAGCGGTTTCGGACTTGCGGCCGCCATGCTGGCGGCGACGCTCTGTTCGGCACGGCCGCTGCCGCTGCCGGCCCGTTTCGTCGGGCTGGGACTGGTTGCGCTGGTGGCGACGGTTCTGGTCGGCGCCGTCTTCGCCCTCGTTCTTTCAGGCACCGTCGCGAGTGATCTCGCTGCTACGTTGCTCATCTATGGCGTGCCGTCCCACGCAGCCCTCGGTCTCGGCGGCTGGCTGACCCTCACCGCCGTCGGGGTCAGCTACCGGCTGCTGCCGATGTTCATGCTTGCGCCCGAGGAAACGCGCGGCACGTCCCGCCTCGTCTGGTGGGCCGCTAGCGCCGCCTTGGCGCTGGTCGTGGGCCGTATCGCCTGGCTCGTCTTTGATGTCTCGGCCGCGCGGGGACCGCTCGCGTTTGCGACGCTTCTTGCTGGTATCGCCACCCTTCTCTATTGCGCCGACGTGATCCGTCTGTTTCGCGAGCGCCGGCGCAAGGCGGTGGAACTCAATATCCGCGCAAGCTATGCGGCATTTGTGGCTCTCTTCCTGTCCGTGGCGTTGTTCATCGTCCCAGGCGCCAGGGCGGCGGCCGGCGAGGGGGCGGCGGCTCTCGTCTACCTCTTCGTCTTCGGCTGGCTCACGGGACTGGGGCTCGCACAGCTCTATAAGATCGTTCCCTTCCTGACCTGGCTCGAATGCTATGGCTCGGTTCTCGGCCGCGCCGCGGTCCCGCGTGTGCAGGATCTCGTCCGGGAGGGCCGCTCGAGCCTCTGGTTCTGTCTCTACTACGCAGCCGTGGCGGCGGCCACCGGCTCGCTTTTTGCCGAGAGCGCCCTATGGTTTCGCGCGGCGCTGCTGCTGCAACTCATTGCCACTGTCGGCCTGATGGCGGAACTGGTGCGCGCCCGGATGCTCTCATCCGTTGCCGAGCCGCTGCGTTTCCCCGTCGGGGCGCCAAGACCGCATCTCTTTCTTCCAATCGCTCGACAACAGGAGTGA